The Xenopus laevis strain J_2021 chromosome 7S, Xenopus_laevis_v10.1, whole genome shotgun sequence genome includes a window with the following:
- the LOC121396232 gene encoding cAMP-dependent protein kinase type 3-like: MAPEILQEKPYNAAVDWWSCGITICKIASGENPFYRFTKQELIDSIINDEPEIPNWLDDDLIHLLKKVGSNRGTEI; this comes from the exons ATGGCCCCAGAG ATTCTGCAAGAAAAACCTTACAATGCAGCAGTCGACTGGTGGTCCTGTGGCATCACCATCTGCAAAATAGCCTCCGGAGAGAACCCTTTTTACAGGTTTACCAAACAGGAGCTCATTGATTCGATCATCAACGATGAgcctgaaataccaaactggctGGATGATGATTTAATACATCTGCTGAAAAAGGTGGGTAGCAACAGAGGGACAGAGATAtag